A genomic region of Marinobacter sp. NP-4(2019) contains the following coding sequences:
- a CDS encoding acyl-CoA dehydrogenase family protein, whose protein sequence is MTMTRDPIGLALSMMNRLAANPLLDRFGLRTVTERTAYHGTRVGFRTIALAGREFKRVTNWLPKKRLPGKTVPALFDLTLDDDQQMIVDSLHRLARDTLRPAAAQADEAGALPADVFDAAAELGLTLYAVPVEFGGVAETRSPVTSVLIAEQLAWGDMGLAIALLAPFSVAQAITQWGTGEQQSRYLPAFCEERPPVATIAIDEPRALFDPLRLNTIAETRDHGYRLNGRKNGVILGAQSDLLLVAAALNGRPRLFIVEAGTAGLEHTADPTMGLRAAQPVTLTLNNVEVSSDALLGDDDFDYQAFLDLGAVLRCGLAIGTSQAVLDYVIPYCNERVAFGEPISNRQSVAFMISNLAIETDSMRMLAWRAASRAETDQTFHREASLARLLCNEKAMEIGTNGVQLLGGHGFVKEHPVERWYRDLRSVATHTGGVHA, encoded by the coding sequence ATGACAATGACCAGGGATCCCATAGGACTCGCCCTGTCCATGATGAATCGCCTCGCGGCGAACCCTTTACTGGACCGCTTTGGCTTGCGAACAGTCACCGAAAGAACCGCCTACCATGGTACCCGCGTGGGTTTCCGGACCATTGCCCTGGCGGGTCGTGAGTTCAAACGGGTGACCAACTGGTTGCCCAAAAAACGTCTGCCTGGAAAAACGGTGCCAGCCCTGTTTGATCTTACGCTGGATGACGACCAACAGATGATTGTCGACAGCCTCCACCGGTTGGCCCGGGACACCCTGAGACCTGCCGCAGCCCAGGCCGATGAAGCTGGCGCCCTGCCTGCCGATGTTTTCGACGCCGCCGCAGAACTGGGACTCACCCTCTACGCCGTACCGGTGGAATTTGGCGGTGTGGCAGAAACCCGCTCCCCTGTTACCAGCGTGCTGATCGCCGAACAACTGGCCTGGGGCGATATGGGGCTGGCCATTGCCCTGTTGGCGCCGTTCAGTGTGGCCCAGGCGATCACCCAATGGGGCACTGGCGAACAACAGTCCCGCTACCTGCCCGCCTTTTGCGAAGAGCGCCCGCCAGTCGCCACCATTGCCATAGATGAACCAAGGGCATTGTTTGATCCCCTCAGGCTGAACACCATTGCCGAAACCAGGGACCATGGGTACCGGCTGAATGGCAGGAAGAACGGCGTCATCCTGGGGGCCCAGAGCGATCTGCTCCTGGTCGCCGCGGCACTGAATGGGCGGCCACGCCTGTTTATTGTTGAAGCGGGTACCGCGGGCCTGGAGCATACGGCCGATCCCACCATGGGATTGCGGGCCGCGCAACCGGTCACCCTGACCCTGAACAATGTTGAGGTTTCCTCCGATGCCCTGCTGGGCGACGACGACTTCGATTACCAGGCCTTCCTTGACCTCGGTGCCGTGCTGCGCTGTGGTCTGGCCATCGGCACCTCCCAGGCGGTGCTGGATTACGTCATTCCTTATTGCAATGAACGGGTAGCGTTCGGCGAACCGATCAGTAACCGCCAATCCGTGGCCTTCATGATCAGCAACCTGGCCATCGAAACCGACAGCATGCGCATGCTTGCCTGGCGCGCCGCCAGCCGCGCCGAGACCGATCAGACCTTCCACCGCGAGGCCAGTCTGGCCAGGCTGCTGTGTAACGAGAAAGCCATGGAAATTGGCACCAACGGTGTCCAGCTGCTTGGAGGTCACGGCTTCGTGAAAGAGCATCCGGTCGAGCGCTGGTATCGCGACCTGCGCTCCGTCGCCACCCACACCGGCGGTGTCCACGCCTGA
- a CDS encoding acyl-CoA dehydrogenase family protein, protein MNLEIPKKFSPIVHQARQVAQEVFRPISRKYDRAEHTYPKELDMFASIMDGMNEGAPDGGAGAGKLARSDGNGKDGNRNGTNMKTVLGLTELCWGDVGLALSIPRQGLGNSAIAAVASEQQLARLGDTWAAMAITEPGAGSDSAAIRTTAREDGDHYVINGEKIYVTAGERANAVVVWASLDRNKGRAAIKSFVVEKGTPGMTVERLEKKLGIRASDTAAIRFENCRVPKDNLLGDPEVSVDKGFAGAMQTFDNTRPVVAGMAIGVARAALERTREIVERAGIDLSYRTQTWTQPAVTRELHLLEAELEAARLLTLRAAWMADNGLPNSKEASMAKAKAGRVGNAITLRCVELCSSLGYGETELLEKWARDSKILDIFEGTQQIQLLIIARRLLGKSSAELK, encoded by the coding sequence ATGAACCTGGAAATACCGAAAAAATTCTCCCCGATTGTTCACCAGGCCCGGCAGGTCGCCCAGGAAGTCTTTCGCCCCATTTCCCGTAAATACGACCGGGCAGAACACACCTACCCCAAGGAACTGGACATGTTTGCCTCCATTATGGACGGCATGAACGAAGGAGCCCCGGATGGTGGCGCCGGAGCCGGCAAGCTGGCCCGCTCCGATGGCAATGGCAAAGACGGCAACCGCAACGGCACCAACATGAAAACCGTATTGGGATTGACGGAACTGTGCTGGGGCGATGTCGGGCTGGCGCTCTCCATCCCCCGCCAGGGTCTGGGCAATTCCGCCATTGCCGCCGTCGCCAGCGAACAGCAACTGGCGCGGCTGGGCGACACCTGGGCGGCCATGGCGATTACCGAACCCGGAGCCGGATCCGACTCCGCCGCCATACGTACCACAGCCAGGGAAGACGGCGACCACTACGTGATCAATGGTGAAAAGATCTACGTCACCGCCGGTGAGCGGGCCAACGCCGTGGTGGTCTGGGCCAGCCTGGACCGCAACAAGGGGCGGGCCGCCATCAAGTCCTTTGTTGTGGAAAAAGGCACGCCCGGTATGACCGTGGAACGACTGGAGAAGAAGCTGGGCATCCGCGCTTCCGATACCGCCGCCATCCGCTTCGAAAACTGCCGGGTACCGAAAGACAATCTGCTTGGGGATCCGGAAGTCAGCGTCGACAAAGGCTTTGCCGGTGCCATGCAGACCTTCGACAACACCCGTCCGGTGGTGGCCGGCATGGCCATTGGCGTGGCCCGCGCTGCACTCGAGCGCACCCGGGAAATCGTCGAACGGGCCGGCATCGACCTGAGCTACCGTACCCAGACCTGGACCCAGCCTGCCGTCACCCGCGAACTTCACCTGCTCGAAGCCGAGCTGGAAGCCGCCCGACTGCTCACCCTGCGGGCCGCCTGGATGGCTGACAACGGCCTGCCCAACTCCAAAGAAGCGTCGATGGCAAAAGCCAAGGCTGGACGCGTCGGCAACGCCATCACCCTGCGCTGTGTGGAACTGTGCAGCAGTCTTGGCTATGGAGAAACGGAACTGCTGGAGAAATGGGCCCGTGATTCGAAAATTCTCGATATTTTCGAGGGCACACAGCAAATTCAGTTGCTGATCATCGCCCGCCGGCTGCTCGGGAAGTCGTCCGCTGAGTTGAAATAG
- a CDS encoding amidase, with amino-acid sequence MTSSTQALHYRPAHELLSELKNGTLTSEAVTQHFLEQIRRHNDTINAVVTLDEQKALKKARAADDKRASGAPTGPLHGLPLTLKDTWEVAGMTCTAGAPALREHRPQHHADVVQRLEDAGAIILGKTNVPIYATDLQSYNKLFGATNNPYNPEHTPGGSSGGAAAALAAGMTPLEVGSDLAGSIRTPAHFCGVFGHKPTRALVSFRGHIPGPPGTQSRPDLAEGVPLARTARDLALLLEVIAGPTPLEARSWSVNMEPSRLTSLDQARVGLWLEDALCPVEEELTNGYRKLGQDLEKRGALVAEARHPLLSLEHVLPPYFNLLGSLLSTSLKPAQRRQMLWVARLERWLKLLGPLTPFIGEYGRGVNQPIHQWIAVSETREKMRAEIDGLFEEFDVLLTPVTPTTAIRHDHSHPVFKRRISVAGQPRAYMDQFCWIAFATLLGLPATSVPIGRSKDGLPFNVQVIGAPGKDLTTIRFAELLEREGLAGFNPPPGF; translated from the coding sequence ATGACATCATCAACACAGGCCCTTCATTATCGGCCGGCCCATGAGCTCCTGTCGGAGCTCAAAAATGGCACGCTCACCAGCGAAGCCGTGACACAACATTTCCTGGAGCAGATCCGGCGTCACAATGACACCATCAATGCCGTGGTTACCCTGGACGAACAGAAGGCACTGAAGAAGGCCCGGGCAGCGGATGACAAACGTGCATCCGGCGCCCCAACGGGTCCCCTCCACGGCCTGCCCCTGACCCTAAAGGATACCTGGGAAGTCGCGGGCATGACCTGTACTGCGGGTGCCCCGGCTCTGCGGGAACACCGCCCTCAGCACCACGCCGATGTGGTCCAGCGCCTGGAAGACGCCGGCGCCATTATCCTCGGAAAAACCAACGTACCGATCTACGCCACCGACCTGCAGAGCTACAACAAACTGTTTGGTGCAACCAACAACCCCTACAATCCCGAACATACACCCGGCGGTTCATCCGGCGGTGCTGCGGCAGCACTGGCCGCCGGCATGACACCACTGGAGGTGGGCAGCGACCTGGCCGGCTCCATCCGCACTCCGGCCCACTTCTGCGGGGTGTTCGGCCACAAACCGACCCGGGCACTCGTGTCTTTCCGGGGCCATATTCCTGGACCGCCCGGCACCCAGTCCCGCCCGGACCTGGCCGAGGGTGTCCCCCTCGCACGCACCGCACGGGATCTGGCCCTGCTGTTGGAGGTGATCGCCGGCCCCACACCACTGGAAGCCCGCAGCTGGTCCGTCAACATGGAACCATCAAGGCTCACTTCCCTGGACCAGGCCCGCGTGGGACTCTGGCTGGAAGACGCCCTCTGCCCCGTCGAAGAGGAGTTGACCAACGGTTACCGTAAGCTGGGGCAGGATCTGGAAAAGCGGGGCGCCCTGGTCGCCGAAGCCAGACATCCGTTGCTCAGCCTGGAACATGTCCTGCCACCCTATTTCAACCTGCTCGGCAGTCTGTTGAGCACCTCCCTCAAGCCCGCTCAAAGACGGCAAATGCTCTGGGTGGCACGACTGGAAAGGTGGCTGAAATTACTGGGCCCACTGACACCTTTTATCGGCGAATACGGACGCGGCGTGAACCAACCGATCCACCAATGGATCGCCGTGAGTGAGACTCGGGAGAAGATGCGCGCCGAGATCGACGGCCTGTTCGAAGAGTTCGATGTGCTGCTCACACCCGTCACGCCCACTACCGCCATCCGCCACGACCACAGTCATCCGGTATTCAAGCGCCGCATCTCCGTTGCCGGACAGCCCAGGGCCTACATGGATCAGTTCTGCTGGATCGCCTTCGCCACGCTCCTTGGCCTGCCGGCCACATCCGTGCCCATTGGCCGCAGCAAGGACGGACTGCCGTTCAATGTGCAGGTGATTGGCGCCCCGGGGAAGGACCTGACAACCATCCGTTTCGCGGAACTGCTGGAGCGTGAGGGATTGGCTGGATTTAACCCACCGCCGGGCTTCTGA
- a CDS encoding imelysin family protein translates to MNVSAPCSALAVAISIALLAGCNNSNETNTESSSTQAQPSITRADVVKHYTALAHAKYQDALTTAQALDAAVDTLLAEPTDANLEAAKQAWLAARVPYQQTEVFRFGNAIVDDWEGQLNAWPLDEGLIDYVVSDDYQYELGNEGATANIVASREINIGGNTVDVSNLTPELLADLNEIGGSEANVATGYHAIEFLLWGQDLHGFEAGAGERPATDYVQGEDCTHGNCDRRAAYLDAATDLLVSDLEWMVAQWAPGQDDNYRTQLLAEAPEAVIQKMLFGMGSLSLGELAGERMKVALEANSYEDEHDCFSDNTHNSHYYNGQGIANVYTGSYTRVDGTEVSGPALADLVAELNPTLDETLRTQLTNSMDALGALKSAAEAEADPFRFDMMIAPANERGAEIVNGAIMALVQQTGSIEQAANELGIDSLEPDNAGHSF, encoded by the coding sequence ATGAACGTATCCGCACCATGTTCCGCGCTGGCAGTCGCCATTTCGATCGCCCTGCTGGCCGGCTGTAACAATAGCAATGAAACCAACACCGAATCCTCCTCTACACAGGCACAGCCAAGCATCACCCGGGCGGATGTCGTCAAACATTACACTGCGCTGGCTCACGCCAAGTATCAGGATGCGCTGACCACCGCCCAGGCACTGGACGCAGCCGTGGACACGCTCCTGGCAGAGCCTACGGACGCCAACCTGGAAGCCGCAAAGCAGGCCTGGCTGGCGGCCCGTGTGCCCTATCAGCAGACCGAGGTGTTTCGCTTTGGCAACGCCATCGTCGATGACTGGGAGGGCCAGCTCAATGCCTGGCCACTGGATGAGGGCCTGATCGACTACGTTGTGTCGGACGATTACCAATACGAACTGGGTAACGAAGGTGCTACCGCCAACATCGTCGCCAGCAGAGAGATTAACATCGGTGGCAATACCGTTGATGTGTCCAACCTGACACCGGAACTGCTTGCGGATCTGAACGAAATCGGTGGTTCGGAAGCCAACGTGGCCACCGGCTACCATGCCATCGAATTCCTGCTCTGGGGCCAGGACTTGCACGGTTTTGAAGCTGGCGCGGGTGAGCGGCCGGCCACCGACTATGTTCAGGGCGAAGATTGCACCCACGGTAACTGCGACCGCCGCGCCGCCTATCTGGATGCCGCCACCGACCTGCTGGTAAGCGATCTGGAGTGGATGGTTGCCCAATGGGCACCCGGACAGGACGATAACTACCGGACACAATTGCTGGCCGAGGCCCCCGAAGCCGTTATCCAGAAAATGTTGTTCGGTATGGGCTCCCTGTCCCTGGGTGAACTGGCCGGCGAGCGTATGAAGGTGGCCCTGGAGGCTAACTCCTACGAAGACGAACATGACTGCTTCAGCGACAACACCCATAACAGCCATTACTACAACGGCCAGGGCATTGCCAATGTTTACACCGGCAGCTACACGCGTGTGGATGGCACCGAAGTTTCCGGTCCTGCCCTGGCGGATCTGGTCGCAGAGCTCAACCCGACTCTGGATGAAACCCTGCGAACGCAACTCACCAACTCCATGGACGCCCTGGGGGCCCTGAAGTCCGCCGCCGAGGCCGAGGCCGACCCGTTCAGGTTCGACATGATGATTGCCCCGGCCAATGAACGCGGTGCCGAGATCGTCAACGGCGCCATCATGGCTCTGGTACAACAGACCGGCTCCATAGAACAAGCGGCCAACGAACTCGGTATCGACTCACTGGAGCCGGATAACGCCGGACATAGCTTCTGA
- a CDS encoding di-heme oxidoredictase family protein, translating to MAAASSLPVQDTPLTGGDGTVKQFDHNAYSQPQANLSMTKRLDFSVGNSFFRNPWVEAPASTEARDGLGPLFNTNSCQGCHIKDGRGHPPNADAPSVSLFLRLAVPADPEADAELLRTHGFKPAPVYGSQLQTAAISGMKPEADMVLEWETITETYDDGDKLELRKPVYSIRNPNYGPLPENLLTSPRVAPPMIGLGLLQAIRESTLLDLADPEDQNSDGISGKVNRVWDAEAQQTVVGRFGWKAAEPNIHQQSMGAFAGDMGLTSSIKWSTDCTPEQKCNQFPHGGEPEVSDKVADFVTFYASSLAVPARRNLESPKVQKGAYLFNDIGCAGCHTPYYTTGTIKDRPDLSNQAIWPYTDLLLHDMGEGLADGRDEFLANGHEWRTPPLWGIGLAQSVNPLAGFLHDGRARTIEEAILWHDGEAAAATNRFKALPKDQRKALLKFLESL from the coding sequence ATGGCCGCCGCATCGTCACTTCCGGTACAGGACACCCCGCTCACCGGGGGCGACGGCACGGTGAAGCAGTTCGATCACAATGCTTATTCCCAGCCCCAGGCCAACCTGTCCATGACCAAGCGGCTGGACTTCAGTGTGGGCAACAGCTTCTTCCGCAACCCATGGGTGGAGGCTCCCGCAAGCACCGAAGCCCGGGATGGACTGGGGCCACTGTTTAACACTAACTCCTGCCAGGGTTGCCATATCAAGGATGGTCGTGGCCATCCGCCCAATGCGGATGCTCCTTCAGTATCACTGTTCCTGCGCCTGGCCGTTCCTGCCGATCCCGAAGCCGACGCTGAACTACTACGAACCCATGGCTTCAAGCCTGCGCCCGTTTATGGAAGCCAGCTACAGACCGCAGCGATATCGGGCATGAAACCCGAGGCCGACATGGTTCTGGAATGGGAAACCATCACGGAAACCTACGACGACGGCGACAAACTTGAGCTGCGTAAGCCGGTCTACAGCATTCGCAACCCGAACTACGGCCCCCTGCCGGAGAATTTGCTCACCTCTCCCCGGGTAGCACCACCAATGATCGGTCTCGGTCTGCTACAGGCTATCCGCGAGTCTACCCTGCTCGACCTGGCCGACCCGGAAGACCAGAACAGCGATGGCATATCCGGAAAAGTGAACCGGGTCTGGGATGCGGAAGCACAACAAACCGTGGTAGGACGCTTTGGCTGGAAGGCGGCCGAGCCCAACATTCACCAACAAAGCATGGGCGCATTTGCCGGCGACATGGGTCTGACCTCCAGCATAAAATGGTCGACCGATTGCACCCCGGAACAAAAATGCAACCAGTTCCCCCACGGTGGAGAACCGGAAGTCAGCGACAAGGTGGCCGACTTCGTCACCTTTTACGCCAGTAGCCTGGCTGTGCCCGCGCGGCGAAACCTGGAAAGCCCCAAGGTGCAGAAAGGTGCATACCTGTTCAACGACATCGGATGTGCGGGTTGCCATACCCCTTATTACACAACTGGCACCATCAAGGACCGCCCGGATCTGAGCAACCAAGCCATCTGGCCCTATACCGACCTGCTGTTGCACGATATGGGTGAAGGTCTGGCCGATGGTCGTGACGAATTCCTGGCCAACGGCCATGAATGGCGTACGCCGCCACTGTGGGGCATTGGCCTGGCGCAGAGCGTTAATCCCCTGGCGGGTTTCCTGCACGATGGAAGGGCGAGAACGATCGAGGAAGCCATACTGTGGCATGACGGTGAAGCTGCGGCAGCCACGAACCGGTTCAAGGCATTGCCGAAAGATCAAAGGAAAGCTTTGTTGAAGTTTCTGGAATCGCTCTGA
- a CDS encoding imelysin family protein, whose amino-acid sequence MLALLMAAGSASADPLPQWHSLIESGYAKLASETGNLEAKANSYCTAPSQDARSQLSAQWRTAFEAWQAVRFVDFGPVKQNNLAWQFQFWPDPKNLVARKAGQLLKSPATDTSIAQRVSDGGVAVQGFPMVEYLLFDDRLNESDQALPSEPACLLLQAVSSHLHTNSMNLHRQWQTFQPHYLSQDAYRSTSMKAAMTALEILVERRLAEPMGLRGNNKRSIYPSDAWRSGHSLAAVRASVQGLHDYFMPGLALWMDEVDEPALAQRIEDQLSRVLARFDELPNAMAPLLQDESFYQLQGLHVSLSQLQQLLNDEAATTLGVIRGFNSSDGD is encoded by the coding sequence ATGCTGGCATTGCTGATGGCAGCCGGATCTGCTTCCGCGGATCCACTGCCTCAGTGGCATAGCCTTATAGAATCTGGTTACGCCAAGCTCGCATCCGAAACAGGCAATCTGGAAGCGAAGGCAAACTCATACTGCACGGCACCTTCTCAAGATGCCAGAAGCCAGCTCTCCGCACAGTGGCGCACGGCGTTTGAGGCCTGGCAGGCGGTTCGCTTTGTTGATTTCGGACCGGTGAAACAAAACAACCTGGCCTGGCAGTTCCAGTTCTGGCCCGACCCGAAAAACCTGGTGGCACGAAAAGCCGGTCAACTCTTGAAGTCTCCGGCGACGGATACATCCATAGCACAGCGAGTATCCGACGGCGGTGTCGCTGTCCAGGGGTTTCCCATGGTGGAGTACCTGCTGTTTGATGACCGTCTTAATGAATCGGACCAGGCCCTCCCCTCGGAACCGGCCTGCCTGTTATTACAAGCCGTAAGTAGCCACCTGCACACCAATAGCATGAACCTTCACCGGCAGTGGCAAACCTTCCAGCCACACTACCTGAGCCAGGATGCCTACCGCTCTACCTCAATGAAAGCTGCCATGACCGCGCTGGAAATACTGGTTGAACGCCGTCTGGCCGAGCCCATGGGCTTACGCGGCAACAACAAACGCTCAATCTATCCGTCAGACGCGTGGCGCAGCGGGCATTCCCTGGCGGCCGTCAGGGCCAGCGTGCAGGGACTCCATGATTATTTCATGCCCGGACTTGCGCTCTGGATGGATGAAGTCGATGAGCCGGCACTGGCACAACGGATTGAAGATCAGTTGTCCCGCGTTCTGGCGCGGTTCGACGAACTACCGAATGCCATGGCGCCCTTACTTCAGGATGAATCCTTCTACCAGCTCCAGGGGCTCCACGTGTCTCTCAGCCAGTTACAACAACTGCTGAACGATGAGGCGGCCACCACCCTGGGTGTGATACGAGGATTCAATTCAAGCGATGGCGACTGA
- a CDS encoding DUF1513 domain-containing protein — translation MATDNTTAAPVNPTRRRLLAAMAGTLVVSQTAGCQRLISSGDSPDIHVGAIRLADGRYGLQGVTGDGQTRWQQTVPARCHGGCRRPDSGHTVVFERRPGWRFYVLEERTGTVLHEVKAAPKEHFYGHGVFSQDGRRLYATANRFETGEGIVAIYDVPDGYRRVGSLSLNGIGPHEIRLHPDGRTLLVALGGIQTHPDYPRLKQNLASMSPALVLLDRQTGQITGRYQPSNHQLSCRHLDVSPDGQVWVGYQYEGPDYQTPPLIGHLDGKDYQEISLPRALQQRMANYTASVAVSPITGHVAITAPRGGVTIVLDGVDGRVIREVDIPDCAGAKALRDGTFMITSGTGRVTFVSQAIDRPPTATHHELQWDNHLI, via the coding sequence ATGGCGACTGATAACACGACCGCCGCGCCGGTGAATCCTACCCGGCGCCGTTTACTCGCCGCCATGGCCGGCACACTGGTTGTCAGCCAGACGGCGGGTTGCCAGCGGCTGATATCCAGCGGGGATTCCCCGGACATTCACGTCGGTGCCATCCGGCTTGCAGATGGCCGCTATGGCCTGCAGGGAGTCACAGGCGATGGACAGACACGCTGGCAACAAACCGTGCCTGCACGCTGCCATGGCGGTTGCCGCCGGCCAGACTCAGGCCATACCGTGGTCTTTGAACGCCGGCCAGGCTGGCGCTTCTATGTTCTGGAGGAAAGAACCGGAACCGTACTTCACGAGGTTAAAGCCGCCCCCAAAGAGCATTTTTATGGTCACGGTGTTTTCAGCCAGGATGGACGCAGACTCTACGCTACGGCCAACCGTTTCGAAACTGGTGAGGGAATCGTTGCCATTTACGATGTACCCGACGGTTATCGTCGGGTAGGCAGTTTATCGCTGAATGGCATCGGCCCCCACGAAATCCGCTTGCACCCGGATGGCCGGACTCTGCTTGTTGCCCTGGGCGGTATACAGACCCATCCCGACTACCCGCGCCTGAAACAGAATCTGGCCTCCATGTCGCCGGCCCTGGTATTGCTCGATCGCCAAACCGGCCAGATAACCGGTCGCTATCAACCCTCCAATCACCAACTCAGTTGCCGTCACCTTGATGTGAGCCCGGATGGTCAGGTCTGGGTGGGTTACCAATACGAGGGCCCGGACTACCAGACGCCGCCCCTGATCGGCCACCTTGATGGTAAGGACTACCAGGAGATTTCACTACCCAGAGCACTGCAACAACGTATGGCCAACTATACGGCCAGCGTTGCGGTGTCCCCGATCACCGGGCACGTCGCGATTACGGCTCCCCGCGGTGGTGTCACGATTGTTCTGGATGGCGTGGACGGGCGTGTTATCAGGGAAGTTGACATCCCTGACTGCGCCGGTGCCAAAGCGCTGCGCGACGGAACCTTCATGATCACTTCAGGGACGGGCCGGGTTACGTTTGTTTCGCAAGCCATAGACCGGCCCCCGACAGCAACCCATCACGAACTTCAGTGGGATAATCACCTGATCTAG
- a CDS encoding acetyl-CoA C-acetyltransferase — translation MAQAQKTTQKKTTSTTRKTRAKAPAGIRRVAVIGGNRVPFARSNTAYSKISNQELLTSALRGLVDRYGLQGQRMGEVVAGAVIKHSRDFNLTRESVLSSGLAPETSAYDIQQACGTGLEAAILVANKIALGQIECGIAGGTDTTSDAPIGVGEGLREILLDLNRAKTTKDRLKILGRFRPGHLVPEIPENGEPRTGLSMGDHCQITAHEWNIPRDEQDQLAFESHQKLAKAYEEGFFDDLITPLAGLDKDNILRPDTTLEKLATLKPCFDRENGTMTAANSTALTDGASCVLLASEEWAKANNLEVQAYLTFSEVAAVDFVDKKEGLLMAPAYAVPRMLEKAGLTLQDFDFYEIHEAFAAQVLSTLKAWEDPAFCKDRLGLDKPLGSIDRSKMNIKGSSLATGHPFAATGGRIVATLAKLLEQKGSGRGLISICAAGGQGVTAILER, via the coding sequence ATGGCACAGGCTCAGAAAACCACACAGAAGAAAACCACGTCGACTACCCGCAAGACCAGGGCCAAGGCACCGGCCGGTATTCGCCGGGTTGCTGTTATTGGTGGTAATCGGGTTCCGTTTGCCCGTTCCAATACCGCCTACAGCAAAATCAGCAACCAGGAGCTGCTCACTTCGGCGCTGCGGGGACTGGTAGACCGTTATGGCCTGCAAGGCCAGCGTATGGGAGAGGTGGTTGCCGGTGCGGTGATCAAGCATTCCCGCGATTTCAACCTGACCCGTGAGTCCGTTCTCAGCTCCGGCCTGGCACCGGAAACCTCGGCTTATGATATCCAGCAGGCGTGTGGCACCGGCCTGGAAGCTGCCATCCTGGTGGCTAACAAGATTGCTCTGGGTCAGATCGAATGTGGTATCGCCGGTGGCACCGACACCACCTCCGATGCACCCATTGGCGTCGGCGAAGGATTGCGTGAAATTCTCCTCGATCTCAATCGCGCCAAAACCACCAAGGACCGACTGAAAATTCTGGGGCGTTTCCGTCCGGGCCATCTGGTGCCGGAAATTCCGGAGAACGGCGAACCGCGTACCGGGCTGTCCATGGGTGACCATTGTCAAATCACTGCCCATGAGTGGAATATTCCCCGCGATGAGCAGGACCAGTTGGCCTTTGAGAGCCACCAGAAGCTGGCCAAAGCCTATGAAGAAGGCTTCTTCGATGACCTGATCACTCCGCTGGCGGGGCTCGACAAGGACAACATCCTGCGCCCGGACACCACGCTGGAGAAGCTGGCGACGCTCAAGCCTTGCTTTGATCGTGAAAACGGCACCATGACCGCCGCCAACAGCACAGCGCTGACCGATGGCGCCTCCTGCGTACTGCTGGCCAGCGAAGAGTGGGCCAAGGCCAATAACCTGGAAGTGCAGGCTTACCTGACCTTCTCCGAAGTGGCTGCCGTGGATTTCGTGGACAAGAAAGAAGGCCTGCTGATGGCACCGGCCTACGCCGTGCCGCGGATGCTGGAGAAAGCCGGGCTGACTCTGCAGGACTTTGATTTCTATGAAATTCACGAGGCGTTTGCGGCACAGGTACTGTCCACCCTGAAAGCCTGGGAAGACCCCGCTTTCTGCAAGGACCGTCTGGGCCTGGACAAACCGCTGGGCAGCATTGACCGCAGCAAGATGAACATCAAGGGCAGCAGTCTGGCAACTGGCCATCCGTTTGCCGCGACCGGTGGCCGTATTGTGGCAACCCTGGCGAAATTGCTGGAGCAGAAAGGCAGCGGCCGTGGCCTGATTTCCATCTGTGCTGCCGGTGGTCAGGGGGTTACGGCGATCCTCGAGCGATAA